From a region of the Salvelinus alpinus chromosome 2, SLU_Salpinus.1, whole genome shotgun sequence genome:
- the LOC139548746 gene encoding zinc finger protein 180-like has protein sequence MSSLSYSLAKEEDVCWTEKEALVKEEEEEEAVTIQKQVESEAVTVKEEEKDVSVKEEEEKDEDGVFGLKEEEGEMTVTSKNEEEEETGYLGPVSQTHLKASNGSNNEHSSKMVLRNRSLINTRERRDYHGSSGEPQQHHEADEAETSLSTSEHLKKHQRKPTGKKPHCCSDCGKTFSRLYTLQSHQRIHTGEKPFSCDQCGKSFVTSGCLTIHQRTHTGEKPYSCGQCKKSFVTSSCLTIHQRTHTGEKPYSCNQCGKSFVSSSRLTIHQRTHTGEKSYSCDQCGKSFVSSSHLTIHQRIHTGEKAYHCSDCGKSFSISGNFKSHQRTHTGEKPYSCNQCEKSFAQSSNLIAHLRIHTGEKPHCCSECGKTFSKLYTLQSHQRIHTGEKPYSCSDCGKIFSKLYTLLSHQRTHTGERPHRCKQCGKSFIRSSCLMVHLRKHTGEKSFSCD, from the exons atgagttcactaagctactctcttGCTAAAGAAGAGGacgtctgctggacggagaaagaagctctcgtgaaggaggaggaggaagaggaggctgttacaatacaaaaacaagtagagagtgaggctgttaccgtgaaagaagaagagaaagacgtttcagtgaaagaagaagaagagaaagacgagGATGGAGTTTTTGGattgaaagaggaggagggggagatgactgtTACATCGAAAAACGAGGAAGAagaggaaactggatatctgggcccggtttcccaaacgcatcttaaggcatccaatggttcAAACAATGAACATAGCagtaagatggttttgagaaaccggtccctgattaacacta gagagagacgtgactatcatggatcctctggggagcctcaacaacatcatgaagctgacgaggcagagacgagtctctccacatcagaacacctcaagaaacaccagcggaAACCCACAGGAAAGAaacctcactgctgctctgactgtgggaagaccTTTTCAAGATTATATACATTAcaatcacaccagagaattcacactggagagaaacctttcagctgtgatcaatgtgggaagagttttgttacatctggctgtctgactatacaccagagaacacacacaggagagaaaccttatagctgtggtcaatgtaaAAAGAGTTTTGTTACTTCTAGCtgtctgactatacaccagagaacacacacaggagagaaaccttatagctgtaatcaatgtgggaaaagttttGTTTCATCTAGCCGTCTGacaatacaccagagaacacacacaggagagaaatcttacagctgtgatcaatgtgggaagagttttgtttcatctagccatctgactatacaccagagaatacacacaggagagaaagcttaccactgctctgactgtggaaagagtttttctATCTCAGGAAATTTtaaatcacaccagagaacacacacaggagagaaaccttatagctgtaatcaatgtgagAAGAGTTTTGCTCAATCAAGCAACCTCATAGCACACCTGagaatacacactggagagaaacctcactgctgctctgagtGTGGGAAGACCTTCTCAAAATTATACACATTAcaatcacaccagagaattcacactggagagaaaccttatagctgctctgactgtggaaagatcTTTTCAAAATTATATACATTactatcacaccagagaacacacacaggagagaggcctCATCGCTGTAagcaatgtgggaagagttttattcgCTCAAGCTGCCTGATGGTACATctgagaaaacacacaggagaaaaatCCTTTAGCTGTGAttaa
- the LOC139548520 gene encoding semenogelin-2-like isoform X2: protein MSSLSCSPPAKEEVVCWTEKGTLLKEEEEEAVAVKKDAESEAVTVKEKEEEAYRVKEEEDDITVKEEDGVFGVEEGEMTVTVKEEEDCFGVKEMSVTVKEEEDCFGVKEMSVTVNEEEDCFGLKEMSVTVKEEEDCFGVTEMTVTVKEEEDCFGLKEMSVTVKEEEDCFGLKEMSVTVKEEEDCFGLKEMSVTVKEEEDCFGLKEMSVTVKEEEDCFGVKEMSVTVKEEEDCFGLKEMSVTVKEEEDCFGLKEMTVTVKEEEDCFGLKEMSVTVKEEEEQAGDLMNTGTYNVERCESLSAEEEVPVNVPRACLQMERSQ, encoded by the coding sequence atgagctcACTAAGCTGCTCCCCCCCTGCTAAAGAAGAGGtagtctgctggacggagaaaggaACTCTCttaaaagaggaggaagaggaggctgttgcCGTCAAAAAAGACGCAGagagtgaggctgttacagtgaaagaaaaaGAGGAAGAAGCTTAcagagtgaaagaagaggaagatgatattactgtgaaagaagaggaTGGAGTTTTTGGGGTGGAagagggggagatgactgtcacagtgaaagaagaggaagactgtTTTGGCGTGAAGGAGATGTCTgtcacagtgaaagaagaggaagactgtTTTGGCGTGAAGGAGATGTCTGTCACAGTGAACGAAGAGGAAGACTGTTTTGGCCTGAAGGAGATGTCTgtcacagtgaaagaagaggaagactgtTTTGGCGTGACGGAGATGACTgtcacagtgaaagaagaggaagactgtTTTGGCCTGAAGGAGATGTCTgtcacagtgaaagaagaggaagactgtTTTGGCCTGAAGGAGATGTCTgtcacagtgaaagaagaggaagactgtTTTGGCCTGAAGGAGATGTCTgtcacagtgaaagaagaggaagactgtTTTGGCCTGAAGGAGATGTCTgtcacagtgaaagaagaggaagactgtTTTGGCGTGAAGGAGATGTCTgtcacagtgaaagaagaggaagactgtTTTGGCCTGAAGGAGATGTCTgtcacagtgaaagaagaggaagactgtTTTGGCCTGAAGGAGATGACTgtcacagtgaaagaagaggaagactgtTTTGGCCTGAAGGAGATGTCTgtcacagtgaaagaagaggaagagcaGGCTGGAGATCTGATGAACACCGGTACATACA